A part of Vulcanisaeta moutnovskia 768-28 genomic DNA contains:
- a CDS encoding APC family permease, with protein sequence MSNPTGSGPKISTEKAETTDKQLRKALNVFDIAYLVIGAVIGSGWLFGSFYAASVSGPAAILSWTIAGIFLIFVALSFAELGGMIPKSGAIVRYPQYSHGSFASYIFAWAYLLGAITVPPVEAEAVVTYMSSYVPGLVTSTGVLTLTGGLIAFAFLTFFFLLNYFGVHVMGKTNTGVGWWKLIIPILTIALLLGLFFHPTNFTALPGGFTPYGWAPVFLAIPTTGIAFAYLGFRQGIEYGGEAKNPQRDLPWGTIIGFVICMAIYILLQVSFIGAIDWSKLSLKPGDWADLTSTALSSGPFYQIMKISGIPILMAFAIILLIDAMVSPSGTGWIYTGTSARTFYGMAADGHLPDWFLHLNRWKVPKWATIAAWLVGALFLIPYPAWVYLATFISSTTVTTYIITGASVVVLRRTAPNAPRPFKLPVAYLMGALAFIFAFLIPYWAGFTTYWGVFALILAGLPFFYMYTAANRFGIRRLNAAVLGIIYWIILGLSTWFLIYQDIIVPYNAASASGTALTFSMKYFTPFIIYWVLMLIVTVIFTYIIRMWANEEGKRHISSGWWAVAMLFSVLILDFVGPFSVWKSPPLPFPWDTVTAAIIALALFFWSVYSGILTKDLEIVLKEMGVIKEEK encoded by the coding sequence ATGTCTAACCCAACTGGGTCGGGTCCTAAGATTAGTACTGAGAAGGCTGAGACTACCGATAAACAATTGAGGAAGGCTTTGAATGTGTTTGATATAGCATATCTCGTGATTGGTGCGGTAATTGGTAGCGGTTGGTTGTTTGGTTCGTTCTATGCAGCTAGTGTTTCCGGACCTGCAGCCATATTATCTTGGACAATAGCTGGTATATTCCTAATATTTGTGGCTCTTTCGTTTGCTGAATTAGGAGGTATGATCCCAAAATCCGGTGCAATAGTTAGGTATCCTCAGTATAGTCATGGAAGCTTTGCATCATATATATTTGCATGGGCATACTTACTTGGTGCTATCACAGTGCCTCCAGTGGAGGCTGAGGCTGTAGTTACATACATGTCCTCGTATGTCCCTGGTCTTGTCACATCAACAGGTGTATTAACATTAACCGGAGGTCTTATTGCCTTTGCTTTCCTAACATTCTTCTTCCTCCTTAATTATTTCGGTGTTCATGTGATGGGTAAGACAAATACTGGCGTTGGTTGGTGGAAATTAATAATACCAATACTCACCATTGCCTTGTTACTGGGCCTATTTTTCCACCCAACAAACTTTACGGCATTGCCAGGAGGATTTACACCATATGGCTGGGCACCAGTATTTCTAGCGATACCTACTACGGGTATTGCCTTTGCGTACCTAGGTTTTAGGCAAGGTATTGAGTATGGCGGTGAGGCTAAGAACCCACAGAGAGATTTGCCATGGGGTACTATAATAGGTTTCGTAATATGTATGGCAATATACATACTACTCCAGGTTTCTTTCATTGGTGCTATTGATTGGTCAAAGTTAAGCCTAAAGCCTGGTGATTGGGCTGACCTGACATCAACGGCCTTGAGCAGTGGTCCATTTTATCAAATAATGAAAATAAGCGGTATACCAATACTAATGGCGTTCGCAATAATACTGCTAATTGATGCAATGGTATCACCATCAGGTACAGGCTGGATATATACGGGTACTAGTGCTAGGACGTTCTATGGGATGGCAGCTGATGGTCACCTACCGGACTGGTTCCTGCACCTTAATAGGTGGAAGGTGCCTAAGTGGGCTACAATAGCTGCTTGGTTAGTCGGTGCGTTGTTCTTAATACCATACCCAGCATGGGTTTATTTAGCGACATTCATAAGTTCTACAACGGTAACTACATACATTATTACAGGTGCTTCAGTAGTTGTTCTCAGGAGGACTGCGCCAAATGCCCCTAGGCCATTTAAACTACCAGTTGCATATTTAATGGGTGCTTTAGCCTTCATATTTGCCTTTTTAATACCATATTGGGCTGGGTTTACGACATATTGGGGTGTATTTGCATTAATACTTGCTGGTCTACCTTTCTTCTATATGTACACCGCAGCTAATAGATTTGGCATACGTAGATTAAACGCTGCAGTTCTTGGCATTATTTACTGGATCATATTGGGTTTATCAACCTGGTTCTTAATTTACCAGGATATAATTGTGCCTTACAACGCGGCATCAGCATCAGGGACTGCCTTAACGTTCAGCATGAAGTATTTCACACCATTCATAATTTACTGGGTATTGATGTTAATCGTGACAGTGATCTTTACGTATATAATACGTATGTGGGCTAACGAGGAGGGCAAGCGTCATATAAGTTCCGGTTGGTGGGCTGTTGCGATGCTTTTCTCCGTGTTAATTCTTGATTTTGTTGGACCATTTAGTGTTTGGAAGTCTCCACCATTACCATTCCCATGGGATACAGTGACGGCGGCCATAATAGCTCTGGCACTATTCTTCTGGTCGGTTTATAGTGGAATACTGACGAAGGACCTAGAGATTGTATTAAAGGAAATGGGTGTAATTAAGGAGGAGAAATAA
- a CDS encoding orotidine 5'-phosphate decarboxylase / HUMPS family protein: MIIRHNGLILAFDVDWDTKRSIVFLRGIMDLIDAVKVGWLQLLNIGPNGIKELTSGINTYFLADIKLGDIAHINEYVIRRLRDLGINGVIMHAVTGRENLNGVAKLSRDLGIDIFLLISMSSGGELYDLNLDYNVKLGTELGIAGFVVPATKPNIIRRVRSMVGNNYQLLSPGVGVQGGKPGCATASGADFEIVGRSIINSESPREVTLSILSAIKDPRC; encoded by the coding sequence ATGATCATTAGGCATAACGGTTTAATACTTGCATTTGATGTTGATTGGGATACTAAGAGGTCTATTGTCTTTCTAAGAGGTATTATGGATTTAATTGATGCTGTTAAGGTTGGATGGCTTCAATTATTGAATATAGGACCCAATGGAATTAAGGAATTAACTTCAGGCATAAATACGTACTTTTTGGCCGACATTAAACTTGGCGATATTGCTCACATAAATGAGTATGTCATTAGGAGACTTAGGGATTTAGGTATTAATGGTGTGATTATGCACGCTGTAACAGGTAGGGAGAATTTAAATGGTGTAGCTAAGTTATCGCGTGATTTAGGTATTGACATTTTTCTCCTTATTTCCATGAGCTCTGGTGGTGAGTTATATGACTTAAACCTGGACTATAATGTTAAGCTTGGTACTGAGCTTGGTATTGCGGGCTTTGTTGTGCCTGCCACGAAGCCCAACATCATTAGACGTGTTAGGTCTATGGTTGGTAATAACTATCAATTATTATCACCAGGCGTTGGGGTGCAGGGTGGTAAGCCTGGTTGTGCCACGGCGAGCGGTGCTGATTTTGAGATTGTTGGTAGGTCAATAATTAATAGCGAATCACCGAGGGAAGTTACTTTAAGTATACTAAGTGCTATTAAGGATCCAAGGTGTTGA
- a CDS encoding Lrp/AsnC family transcriptional regulator, with protein sequence MIIDKLDKEILKEIQKDGRLQLSKLAEILNRPRTTIATRLARLEGDKIITSYRAVVDPLKVGFSLLAYVLISVRRSAPSGNKSAQVLLVEKILKDSDEDPKLPWIEEAYVITGHYDILLKVWAKDLRQLSYFLINYLPTYPDIAQTETMLVLELVSDWKDRLLPIDKVLPD encoded by the coding sequence ATGATAATAGATAAACTGGATAAGGAAATACTTAAGGAGATTCAGAAAGATGGTAGATTGCAATTAAGTAAATTAGCCGAGATTCTAAATAGGCCAAGAACCACAATAGCCACTAGATTAGCGAGACTTGAAGGCGATAAGATAATAACCTCGTATAGGGCTGTAGTGGATCCATTAAAGGTTGGTTTCTCATTATTAGCCTATGTGCTAATTAGCGTAAGGAGAAGTGCACCAAGTGGTAATAAGTCTGCTCAGGTGCTCCTTGTTGAGAAAATCCTGAAGGATAGTGATGAGGATCCTAAACTTCCATGGATTGAGGAGGCCTATGTAATAACTGGTCATTATGATATATTGCTTAAGGTTTGGGCCAAGGATCTCAGACAACTCAGTTACTTCCTAATTAATTATCTACCGACTTATCCCGATATTGCGCAGACGGAAACCATGCTCGTATTGGAATTAGTATCTGATTGGAAAGATAGGTTACTGCCAATTGATAAGGTATTACCTGACTAA
- a CDS encoding 4Fe-4S dicluster domain-containing protein, with protein MAEKTGPFQKVVVDQDICIGCGACVSVCPYQALELDENGKARLIWDMCKDDFSCVPVCPVNCIWKTSEAPDSAKGKANWYRFSKALSDAEKKEFEDWKAKYKITWSPA; from the coding sequence ATGGCAGAGAAGACAGGACCATTCCAGAAGGTCGTTGTTGATCAAGACATATGCATCGGCTGCGGTGCCTGTGTTAGCGTTTGTCCATACCAGGCGTTGGAGCTTGATGAAAATGGTAAGGCAAGGCTAATATGGGATATGTGTAAGGACGATTTCAGCTGCGTACCAGTATGCCCAGTGAACTGCATATGGAAGACAAGCGAGGCTCCTGACTCAGCAAAGGGCAAGGCTAATTGGTATAGGTTCAGTAAGGCATTGAGTGATGCTGAGAAGAAGGAGTTTGAGGATTGGAAGGCTAAGTATAAGATTACCTGGTCACCTGCATAA